In one window of Pseudomonadota bacterium DNA:
- a CDS encoding prepilin-type N-terminal cleavage/methylation domain-containing protein produces the protein MRTRTLRRPPAAGQSGFTLIELLMAITLMAMVMTLAYQGLRAGTRAVSSGEDLVDRTNRLRIVQQFVRNQVGRMLPLALESEEDDEDTLGVVLFEGSDDTMRFVAPMPGYLSRGGPHEQVLALRRGPEGLELLFAFRLLGSFEDGDALEDGETPPTVLLEGIDRGRFEYLTVDDEGEPTEWLDEWEDGSSTPLLVRLDFEMTNGSRLVWPTMEIAPLLDGTAVRSNRGNVIPNQPNRVQDPDRPIRRTTDL, from the coding sequence ATGAGAACTCGTACGCTTCGGCGTCCGCCCGCCGCCGGGCAGTCGGGCTTTACGCTGATCGAGCTGCTCATGGCGATCACGCTGATGGCGATGGTGATGACCTTGGCCTATCAGGGGCTGCGGGCGGGTACCCGCGCCGTCAGCAGTGGAGAAGACCTGGTCGACCGCACGAACCGGCTGCGGATTGTGCAGCAGTTTGTGCGCAATCAGGTGGGCCGCATGCTGCCGCTGGCGCTTGAGAGTGAAGAGGATGACGAGGACACGCTGGGTGTGGTGCTGTTTGAAGGCAGCGATGACACCATGCGGTTTGTCGCACCCATGCCCGGCTATCTGAGCCGCGGCGGGCCGCATGAGCAGGTCCTGGCGCTGCGCCGGGGGCCCGAGGGACTGGAGCTGCTGTTCGCCTTTCGCCTGCTGGGCAGTTTTGAGGATGGCGACGCGCTCGAAGACGGCGAAACCCCGCCGACGGTGCTGCTCGAAGGTATCGATCGCGGTCGCTTTGAATACCTGACGGTCGATGATGAGGGTGAACCCACCGAGTGGCTTGACGAGTGGGAGGACGGTTCGTCCACGCCGCTGCTCGTGCGTCTCGACTTCGAGATGACCAACGGCAGCCGGCTGGTCTGGCCGACCATGGAGATCGCGCCGCTGCTGGACGGCACCGCGGTGCGCAGCAATCGGGGCAACGTGATCCCCAACCAGCCAAACCGGGTGCAAGACCCTGATCGACCCATCCGCAGGACGACGGACCTGTGA
- a CDS encoding type II secretion system F family protein has translation MPTFRYKAVSPSGETLSGQMEAGSSVEVIAKLQEAGNIPINAQEAGQGVGLGLGDLLGGGSRVKSAEIGRLTQQLATLLGAGLPLDRALQILEELGESEPLKKLIKAIRDQVRGGSPLSDALEQQHGVFSRLYINMVRGGETGGTLDTTLARLAEYLDRSKALKDSIVSALIYPALLLILAIGSLLVLLAYVVPQFTPIFEDLGEDLPGITSMVLFVGRVIQDYWWALIGGTLLLAVYVQRQLGQAESRRYWDQRFLKLKGVGGLIRKVEMARLSRTVGTLLTNGVPLLNALSIGRAVLGNAVLADAVDVASKEVKTGGAMAHALAGTGEFPRLALQMISVGEETGRLDEMLVDVADAYDLEVKTAVERMMALLVPLLTMALAVLIAVIIIAVMLPILQVTDLV, from the coding sequence ATGCCCACCTTTCGCTACAAAGCGGTCTCTCCCAGCGGCGAAACCCTGTCGGGGCAGATGGAGGCGGGCAGCAGCGTCGAGGTGATCGCCAAGCTGCAGGAAGCGGGCAACATTCCCATCAATGCCCAGGAGGCCGGGCAAGGTGTCGGCCTTGGGCTGGGAGATCTGCTCGGTGGTGGCAGTCGGGTCAAAAGCGCTGAGATCGGGCGCCTGACGCAGCAGCTGGCGACCCTGCTCGGCGCAGGCCTGCCGCTGGATCGGGCCCTGCAGATACTGGAGGAACTGGGGGAGAGCGAACCGCTGAAGAAGCTGATTAAGGCGATCCGGGATCAGGTCCGCGGGGGCTCGCCGCTGTCCGATGCGCTGGAGCAGCAGCACGGCGTGTTTTCTCGCCTCTACATTAATATGGTGCGAGGTGGCGAGACCGGCGGCACGCTGGACACAACGCTCGCCCGCCTGGCTGAATACCTCGATCGCTCCAAGGCGCTCAAAGACAGCATCGTCTCGGCCCTGATCTATCCAGCGCTCCTGCTCATCCTCGCCATTGGCTCGCTGCTGGTGCTGCTGGCCTACGTGGTGCCGCAGTTCACCCCGATCTTCGAGGATCTGGGCGAAGACCTGCCGGGTATCACCTCTATGGTGCTATTCGTCGGGCGCGTGATCCAGGATTACTGGTGGGCGCTCATTGGTGGCACGCTGCTGCTGGCCGTGTACGTGCAGCGCCAGCTGGGGCAAGCCGAAAGCCGACGCTACTGGGATCAGCGGTTTCTGAAACTGAAGGGTGTCGGCGGGCTGATCCGCAAAGTCGAAATGGCCCGTCTGTCCCGGACGGTTGGGACGCTGCTGACCAACGGTGTGCCGCTCCTGAACGCGCTCTCCATCGGCCGGGCCGTGCTCGGCAATGCGGTGCTGGCTGACGCGGTGGACGTGGCCAGCAAAGAAGTCAAAACCGGCGGCGCCATGGCCCACGCGTTGGCGGGTACCGGCGAGTTTCCGCGCCTGGCGCTGCAGATGATCAGCGTCGGTGAGGAAACGGGGCGGCTCGATGAGATGCTGGTCGATGTCGCCGACGCTTACGATTTGGAGGTCAAAACGGCTGTGGAGCGAATGATGGCGCTGCTGGTGCCGCTGCTGACCATGGCCCTTGCCGTACTCATCGCCGTGATCATCATCGCGGTCATGCTGCCCATATTGCAGGTCACTGACCTGGTCTGA
- the gspE gene encoding type II secretion system ATPase GspE, with amino-acid sequence MADTARDEAGNADDALPEQLSEFDQELCSALVEAGRLRDADVVKAQRLAAESNDNFVGLLVRLGLVSERDVAETTAGLLDLKLMSSKDFPEVPPAVDLPMRFMRERHVVPLAEQGDTVLLAMANPRDDYAMRAVGMALNRQIQPAVGIQSEIDDVIERYFGGGRSAMGQIVENLTDEVAAGEDDVEHLRDLASEAPVIRLVNLIMQRAVESRASDIHIEPFENRLKVRYRIDGVLQEVEAPPSSSTAAVISRVKIMAKLNIAERRLPQDGRIMLRVQGKELDLRVSTVPTAHGESVVMRILDRESVVFSFDKLGFREPVLSQFNEVLDLPHGIILVTGPTGSGKTTTLYTALSQINTPERKIITVEDPVEYQLEGVNQIQAKQSIGLDFAAALRSIVRQDPDVIMIGEMRDLETAKIAIQSALTGHLVLSTIHTNDAPGGVTRLLDMGVDDYLLTSTVTGILAQRLVRRLDPDSREPYEALPEVVEELELARYTDQTPIQLYRAVPSDNTPTGYVGRSSILEFLRMTDPLRRLVMQHADASKIMDMAREEGMRTMYEDGLAKCVAGLTTVEEVLRVTQEN; translated from the coding sequence ATGGCAGACACAGCACGGGATGAAGCCGGCAACGCGGATGATGCGTTACCGGAGCAGTTAAGCGAGTTCGATCAAGAGCTTTGTTCGGCGCTTGTAGAGGCCGGGCGGCTACGCGACGCTGACGTGGTGAAGGCGCAGCGGCTGGCGGCGGAGAGCAACGACAATTTTGTCGGGCTGCTGGTGCGGCTCGGGCTGGTCTCTGAACGTGATGTGGCAGAGACCACGGCCGGCCTGCTCGATCTCAAGCTTATGAGCAGCAAAGACTTCCCCGAGGTACCGCCCGCGGTGGACCTTCCCATGCGGTTTATGCGGGAACGCCACGTGGTGCCGCTGGCCGAGCAGGGGGATACCGTCTTACTGGCGATGGCCAATCCACGGGACGACTACGCCATGCGCGCGGTCGGCATGGCGCTGAACCGCCAGATCCAGCCCGCGGTGGGAATCCAGTCGGAGATCGACGACGTCATCGAGCGTTATTTTGGCGGCGGCCGCAGCGCCATGGGCCAGATTGTCGAGAATCTGACCGACGAGGTGGCGGCCGGCGAAGACGATGTCGAGCACCTGCGTGACCTGGCCTCTGAGGCGCCGGTGATCCGGCTGGTCAACCTGATCATGCAGCGCGCCGTGGAGTCGCGCGCCTCCGATATTCATATCGAGCCTTTCGAGAACCGGCTGAAGGTGCGCTACCGCATTGATGGCGTGCTGCAGGAAGTGGAGGCGCCGCCGTCCAGCTCAACCGCGGCCGTGATCAGCCGAGTCAAGATCATGGCAAAGCTGAACATCGCCGAACGCCGGCTGCCTCAGGATGGCCGCATCATGCTCCGGGTGCAGGGCAAGGAGCTTGATCTGCGGGTATCCACGGTGCCGACGGCCCACGGCGAAAGCGTGGTCATGCGTATCTTGGACCGGGAGAGCGTTGTATTCAGCTTTGACAAGCTGGGGTTCCGTGAGCCGGTGCTGAGTCAGTTTAACGAGGTGCTGGATCTGCCTCACGGCATCATTCTGGTCACCGGCCCCACCGGTAGCGGTAAGACCACAACGCTCTACACTGCGCTGTCCCAGATCAACACACCGGAACGCAAGATCATCACCGTTGAAGACCCGGTGGAATACCAGCTCGAAGGCGTCAATCAGATTCAGGCCAAGCAGAGCATCGGGCTGGACTTCGCGGCTGCGCTTCGTTCGATCGTTCGCCAGGATCCGGACGTGATCATGATCGGCGAGATGCGAGACCTGGAAACGGCCAAAATTGCGATTCAGTCGGCGCTGACGGGCCACCTGGTGCTGTCCACGATTCACACGAACGATGCGCCGGGTGGGGTCACCCGCCTGCTGGACATGGGGGTGGATGATTACCTGCTGACCTCCACGGTCACGGGCATCCTGGCTCAGCGGCTGGTGCGACGCCTGGACCCCGATTCTCGGGAACCCTACGAGGCGCTCCCCGAAGTGGTTGAGGAGCTCGAGCTGGCCCGGTACACGGACCAGACCCCGATCCAGTTATACCGGGCCGTCCCGTCAGACAATACGCCGACGGGCTACGTCGGCCGAAGCTCAATCTTGGAATTTCTGCGCATGACCGACCCGCTTCGGCGCCTGGTCATGCAGCATGCGGACGCCTCCAAGATCATGGATATGGCCCGCGAAGAGGGCATGCGGACGATGTACGAGGACGGGCTGGCCAAGTGTGTCGCCGGGCTGACCACCGTTGAGGAAGTGCTGCGGGTCACGCAGGAAAACTGA
- the gspG gene encoding type II secretion system major pseudopilin GspG codes for MKNRKSPVRRGQRGFSLLELLVVLVILGLLASLVLPNVWGRLTGAKFKAAKAQITVIQQNIDAFALDVGRLPDSLSELVEKPGSAEFWSGPYVASSVLKDPWGNDWVYRKPGEKGAYDLITYGEDGSPGGEGTSGDLSNWD; via the coding sequence ATGAAAAATCGAAAATCCCCCGTACGCCGCGGTCAACGTGGTTTCAGTCTGCTGGAGCTGCTCGTGGTCCTGGTCATCCTCGGCCTGTTGGCGAGCCTGGTGCTGCCCAACGTTTGGGGACGTCTGACCGGTGCCAAGTTCAAGGCCGCCAAGGCCCAGATTACGGTGATTCAGCAGAACATCGACGCTTTTGCGCTCGACGTGGGTCGGCTGCCCGATTCGCTTTCGGAGCTGGTGGAGAAGCCCGGCAGCGCGGAGTTTTGGAGCGGCCCATACGTCGCCTCCAGCGTGCTCAAAGATCCGTGGGGTAACGACTGGGTGTATCGCAAGCCCGGCGAGAAAGGGGCCTATGACCTGATCACCTATGGGGAAGACGGCTCGCCGGGCGGCGAGGGCACTTCCGGCGATCTGAGTAACTGGGACTGA
- a CDS encoding prepilin-type N-terminal cleavage/methylation domain-containing protein has translation MATFPAGRQRGFTLLEVLAAFVVFALLFTTTLQIMSASMRNVTRSADYSQAALWAQTRMDSVGIDPAIEEGFWDGEFDDNFSWTLEIQPYQVLDELSASLEESPVDLYYVELTVIWGENDERRAVFKTLRSATPVRGR, from the coding sequence ATGGCGACCTTTCCGGCGGGGCGGCAGCGCGGTTTTACGCTGCTCGAAGTCTTGGCGGCGTTTGTGGTGTTTGCGCTGCTGTTTACCACGACCCTGCAGATCATGTCCGCGTCGATGCGCAACGTGACTCGATCCGCCGACTACTCACAGGCCGCCCTGTGGGCGCAGACCCGCATGGACTCGGTGGGTATCGATCCGGCAATTGAAGAGGGCTTTTGGGATGGTGAGTTTGACGACAACTTCAGCTGGACGCTGGAGATTCAGCCCTACCAGGTGCTCGACGAGCTGTCGGCGTCGCTGGAAGAGTCACCGGTTGATCTCTACTACGTGGAGCTGACGGTCATCTGGGGTGAGAACGACGAGCGCCGTGCCGTGTTTAAGACCCTTCGCTCGGCGACGCCGGTGCGAGGCCGATGA
- a CDS encoding GspH/FimT family protein has product MLSRHHNAAYHRRQRTDGFSLVELLVVLVLVGLLASLVGGSVFRNLDGVKTRQAGKDLVSALRYTRGQAIVTREEQTLAVNVEKRTFKSPEKEPVVLPDGVDVTLKTASFDLEGTVGRVRFFPDGSSTGAQITLTAGSRSWLISVGWLTGEIELTEGAPT; this is encoded by the coding sequence TTGCTCTCCCGGCACCACAACGCGGCGTATCACCGCCGACAGCGGACCGACGGGTTTTCTCTCGTCGAGCTGCTGGTGGTGCTGGTGCTGGTTGGGCTGCTGGCGAGCCTGGTGGGCGGATCGGTGTTCCGGAACCTGGACGGGGTCAAAACCCGGCAGGCCGGCAAGGATCTGGTGAGCGCGTTGCGCTACACGCGAGGCCAGGCCATCGTGACCCGCGAGGAGCAGACCCTGGCGGTGAACGTCGAAAAGCGCACGTTCAAATCGCCGGAGAAAGAGCCGGTGGTGCTGCCAGACGGCGTCGACGTGACGCTCAAGACCGCGTCGTTTGATCTCGAGGGTACCGTCGGACGCGTGCGGTTTTTCCCCGACGGCAGCTCGACCGGCGCCCAGATCACGCTGACCGCGGGCAGCCGCAGCTGGCTGATCAGCGTCGGCTGGCTGACCGGCGAGATCGAGCTCACCGAAGGGGCGCCTACCTGA